From Microcystis aeruginosa NIES-2549, a single genomic window includes:
- a CDS encoding Uma2 family endonuclease, whose amino-acid sequence MTFTPAIDPDIEYPDSDGKPMADNTEQYEWIVKIKENLEILFANSPNVFIAGDLLWYPVQDKKITGPVAPDVMVVFGRPKGRRGSYKQWQEDNIAPQVVFEILSPSNSLEEMERKLLFYQRYGVEEYYLYDPDSHNFQGWWRREGLLSSIPEINGWVSPRLNIRFELRGDELEIYSLDGQKFLTSIELSQKAEEASLQLEQERLKAERLAEYIRSLGIDPDTL is encoded by the coding sequence ATGACCTTTACACCAGCTATTGATCCAGATATTGAATACCCCGATAGTGACGGTAAACCCATGGCCGATAATACCGAACAATATGAATGGATCGTTAAAATCAAAGAAAATCTTGAGATTCTCTTTGCTAATTCTCCTAACGTTTTTATTGCGGGGGATCTGCTCTGGTATCCTGTCCAAGATAAGAAAATTACTGGACCGGTTGCTCCCGATGTTATGGTAGTATTTGGTCGTCCGAAAGGAAGAAGGGGTTCCTATAAACAATGGCAAGAAGATAATATTGCTCCTCAAGTGGTTTTTGAAATTCTCTCCCCCTCTAATAGTTTAGAAGAAATGGAGCGAAAACTACTCTTTTATCAACGTTATGGAGTGGAAGAATACTATCTCTATGATCCAGATTCTCATAATTTTCAAGGATGGTGGAGACGGGAAGGACTATTAAGTTCTATACCTGAGATTAACGGATGGGTTAGTCCTCGGTTAAATATCCGATTTGAATTGAGAGGAGATGAGTTAGAAATTTATAGTTTAGATGGTCAGAAGTTTTTGACTTCTATCGAGTTATCTCAAAAAGCTGAAGAAGCAAGTTTACAGTTAGAACAGGAGCGTCTTAAAGCTGAACGTTTAGCTGAATATATCCGTTCTCTGGGAATTGATCCCGATACTTTATGA
- the fabD gene encoding ACP S-malonyltransferase yields the protein MKTAWIFPGQGSQALGMIGDLAESALGQERLEIAAKILGWSVLEKCQGDEETLSRTLYTQPCLFVVESILADLLQEKGHFPDLVAGHSLGEYSALYAARVFNFETGLNLVQNRSRLMDAAEGGKMAALMKFDRTILETVVNQTENVVIANDNSAEQVVISGTPEAVDLVLGQVKVKRVMPLKVSGAFHSPLMENAAIQFQQILELVNFRSAKVPVISNVNPSQPITDAEELKSYLIQQMTSSVRWREIMLKLLDVGVEKAIEVGPGKVLTGLIKRTVPAIELENISQLADISNGSEDVKLQGSLIGVG from the coding sequence ATGAAAACAGCGTGGATATTCCCTGGACAAGGATCGCAAGCGTTAGGAATGATTGGAGATTTAGCGGAAAGTGCACTTGGCCAAGAGAGATTAGAAATAGCAGCAAAAATCCTCGGTTGGTCAGTCCTGGAAAAATGTCAAGGGGATGAAGAAACCCTATCTCGTACTCTTTATACCCAACCTTGTTTATTTGTGGTGGAGAGTATTTTAGCGGATTTGTTGCAAGAAAAAGGTCATTTTCCCGATCTAGTGGCCGGTCATAGTCTCGGTGAATATTCCGCTTTGTATGCGGCCAGGGTGTTTAATTTTGAAACAGGATTAAATCTAGTTCAAAACCGTTCCCGTTTGATGGATGCGGCCGAAGGTGGCAAAATGGCCGCCTTAATGAAATTTGATCGCACCATTCTAGAGACAGTGGTTAATCAGACGGAAAATGTAGTTATTGCTAATGATAATAGTGCCGAACAAGTGGTGATTTCTGGGACTCCTGAAGCGGTGGATTTGGTATTAGGTCAAGTGAAAGTTAAGCGGGTTATGCCTTTAAAAGTATCCGGTGCTTTTCACTCTCCCTTGATGGAAAATGCCGCTATTCAATTTCAGCAGATTTTAGAATTGGTTAATTTTCGGTCTGCAAAAGTTCCCGTTATTTCTAATGTTAATCCTAGCCAACCGATCACCGATGCGGAGGAATTAAAAAGTTATCTCATTCAGCAGATGACTAGCTCGGTTCGCTGGCGAGAAATTATGTTAAAATTGCTGGATGTGGGTGTGGAAAAAGCGATCGAAGTGGGACCAGGTAAAGTTTTAACTGGTTTAATTAAACGAACTGTTCCTGCAATTGAGTTAGAAAATATCAGTCAATTAGCTGATATATCTAATGGTAGCGAAGATGTTAAATTGCAGGGTTCATTAATTGGTGTTGGTTAA
- a CDS encoding carotenoid oxygenase family protein, with product MKAWAKSLEKPAVEFSETQLTLLSGKIPDGLRGSLYRNGPGRLERGKQKVGHWFDGDGAVLAVHFHDKGASATYRYVQTAGYQQESVANQYLFPNYGMNAPGFFWNNWGKEVKNAANTSVLALPDKLLALWEGGFPHKLDLQSLETLGLDNLSSLQAKETFSAHPKVDVFRGEIFNFGVTISAKVSLNLYKSDSTGEIIQKNTFDLDRLSLLHDFVLAGQYLVFFVPPIKADKLSILLGFKTFSDAMQWQPELGTRILIFERDSLQLVSESVTDSWFQWHFANGCVNDQGNLEIVFVRYDDFKTNQFLKEVVTGETETLAIGKLANITINPLSAKVINQEILSDLSCDFPVVSPQLVGQKWQNTFLAVHRPDSDISREIIGLPACYNHSTGKLTIAYLENNCYGTEPIFVCDGLSPETGWLIVVVYDGNNHSSQVRIYDSQQLEKEPLCCLQLPSVIPPGFHGTWQEKSEKALINSF from the coding sequence ATGAAAGCTTGGGCAAAATCTTTAGAAAAACCAGCAGTGGAATTTTCTGAAACGCAATTAACCTTATTATCGGGGAAAATTCCCGATGGATTGCGAGGGAGTCTCTATCGCAATGGTCCGGGGAGATTAGAAAGAGGTAAGCAAAAAGTTGGTCATTGGTTTGACGGAGATGGGGCAGTTTTAGCTGTACATTTTCATGATAAGGGAGCCAGTGCCACCTATCGTTATGTTCAGACTGCTGGTTATCAGCAAGAAAGCGTCGCTAATCAATATTTATTTCCTAATTATGGCATGAATGCCCCCGGCTTCTTTTGGAATAATTGGGGAAAAGAGGTAAAAAATGCCGCTAATACCTCGGTGTTAGCTTTACCCGATAAATTATTAGCTCTCTGGGAAGGGGGTTTTCCCCATAAATTAGATTTACAATCTTTAGAAACCCTAGGTTTAGATAATTTATCTAGCTTACAAGCAAAGGAAACTTTTTCCGCTCATCCTAAAGTAGATGTGTTCAGAGGAGAGATTTTTAATTTCGGGGTGACAATCAGTGCCAAAGTTAGTTTAAATCTCTATAAGTCTGACTCCACTGGTGAAATTATCCAGAAAAACACTTTTGATTTAGATAGATTGTCGCTGCTGCATGACTTTGTTTTAGCGGGACAATATCTCGTCTTTTTTGTCCCACCGATAAAAGCGGATAAGTTATCGATACTGTTGGGATTTAAAACTTTTAGTGATGCCATGCAGTGGCAGCCAGAATTAGGAACAAGAATACTAATTTTTGAGCGAGATTCTCTGCAATTAGTCAGTGAAAGTGTTACAGATTCATGGTTTCAATGGCACTTCGCTAATGGTTGTGTGAATGACCAAGGTAATCTTGAAATTGTTTTTGTCCGTTATGATGACTTTAAAACTAATCAATTTTTAAAAGAAGTTGTCACGGGTGAAACCGAAACCTTAGCCATCGGAAAATTAGCAAATATCACCATCAATCCCCTATCAGCAAAAGTGATTAATCAGGAAATTCTCTCGGATTTAAGCTGTGATTTTCCTGTGGTTTCCCCGCAACTGGTGGGACAAAAATGGCAAAATACTTTTTTAGCTGTCCATCGTCCCGATAGCGATATTAGTCGGGAAATTATCGGACTTCCTGCTTGTTATAATCACTCCACAGGTAAGTTAACTATTGCTTATCTGGAAAATAACTGTTATGGTACTGAACCGATTTTTGTCTGCGATGGTTTATCTCCAGAAACGGGATGGTTAATCGTCGTAGTTTACGACGGCAATAATCACAGCAGCCAAGTGAGAATCTATGATAGTCAGCAGTTAGAAAAAGAACCCCTTTGCTGTCTGCAATTACCCAGTGTTATCCCTCCGGGGTTTCACGGTACTTGGCAAGAAAAATCAGAAAAAGCATTGATTAATAGTTTCTAA
- a CDS encoding Uma2 family endonuclease has translation MTFTPAIDPDIEYPDSDGKPMADNTEQYEWIVKIKENLEILFANSPNVFIAGDLLWYPVQDKKITGPVAPDVMVVFGRPKGRRGSYKQWQEDNIAPQVVFEILSPSNSLEEMERKLLFYQRYGVEEYYLYDPDSHNFQGWWRREGLLSSIPEINGWISPRLKIRFELTEKELEIYSLDGQKFLTSLELSQRLEQERLKAEQASLQLEQASLQLEQERLKAERLAEYIRSLGIDPDTL, from the coding sequence ATGACCTTTACACCAGCTATTGATCCAGATATTGAATACCCCGATAGTGACGGTAAACCCATGGCCGATAATACCGAACAATATGAATGGATCGTTAAAATCAAAGAAAATCTTGAGATTCTCTTTGCTAATTCTCCTAACGTTTTTATTGCGGGGGATCTGCTCTGGTATCCTGTCCAAGATAAGAAAATTACTGGACCGGTTGCTCCCGATGTTATGGTAGTATTTGGTCGTCCGAAAGGAAGAAGGGGTTCCTATAAACAATGGCAAGAAGATAATATTGCTCCTCAAGTGGTTTTTGAAATTCTCTCCCCCTCTAATAGTTTAGAAGAAATGGAGCGAAAACTACTCTTTTATCAACGTTATGGAGTGGAAGAATACTATCTCTATGATCCGGATTCTCATAATTTTCAGGGATGGTGGAGACGGGAAGGACTATTAAGTTCTATACCTGAGATTAACGGATGGATTAGTCCTCGGTTAAAGATCCGATTTGAATTGACAGAAAAGGAGTTAGAAATTTATAGTTTAGATGGTCAGAAATTTTTAACTTCTCTTGAGTTATCTCAAAGGTTAGAACAAGAGCGTCTTAAAGCTGAACAAGCAAGTTTACAGTTAGAACAAGCAAGTTTACAATTAGAACAAGAGCGTCTTAAAGCTGAACGTTTAGCTGAATATATCCGTTCTCTGGGAATTGATCCCGATACTTTATGA
- the glp gene encoding gephyrin-like molybdotransferase Glp produces MYSVKEAESIILTQIQPRQETEKVSLEAAFGRILAEDISSDLDFPYWDNSAMDGYAVRYEDVKDINPENPVTLKIIAEIPAGQAPEIIIQPGETARIFTGAMLPAGSDTIIMQENTQKQGERVAILIPPEKIGLFVRQRGTFYRAGNTLLKAGIAINSPEMAVLATAQATELTVFSRPQVAIFSTGDELINPDETLQKGQIIDSNRYALTAFVASLGAIPRPLGIIKDNPDLLRETIRKAINSSAIVLSTGGVSVGDYDYIEGILGELGGKILIGSVAIQPGKPLTFATFPNGCIYFGIPGNPVSALVSCWRFVQMAIKKLSGLTDYQNKFLRVITRDTLKSQGQREVYLWGKIEIIEGVYQFQLASGQHNSANLINLAGTNALAIIPQGKTTIQAGETVEVMIVS; encoded by the coding sequence ATGTACTCAGTCAAAGAAGCAGAATCTATAATTTTAACTCAAATTCAACCCCGACAAGAAACCGAAAAAGTTTCTCTAGAGGCAGCTTTTGGGCGCATTTTAGCCGAAGATATCAGCAGTGATTTAGACTTTCCCTATTGGGATAATTCTGCTATGGATGGCTATGCTGTCCGCTACGAAGATGTCAAAGACATTAACCCTGAAAATCCCGTTACTTTAAAGATTATCGCCGAAATTCCCGCCGGCCAAGCCCCCGAAATAATTATTCAACCGGGGGAAACAGCCAGAATATTTACGGGAGCGATGTTACCCGCCGGCAGTGATACGATTATTATGCAGGAAAATACTCAAAAACAAGGGGAGCGGGTGGCGATTCTTATCCCCCCCGAAAAAATAGGTCTTTTCGTGCGTCAACGCGGCACATTCTATCGAGCGGGAAATACCCTATTAAAAGCCGGTATTGCCATTAATTCCCCAGAAATGGCGGTTTTAGCCACGGCACAAGCTACCGAATTAACAGTGTTTTCCCGTCCCCAAGTGGCAATTTTCTCCACGGGAGATGAATTAATTAATCCCGATGAAACCCTGCAAAAAGGTCAAATTATTGACTCAAATCGCTACGCTTTAACCGCATTTGTCGCCAGTTTAGGGGCAATTCCCAGACCTTTAGGTATAATCAAAGATAATCCTGATCTTCTCAGAGAAACTATCAGAAAAGCCATTAATTCTAGTGCTATCGTCCTTTCCACTGGCGGTGTTTCTGTGGGAGATTATGATTATATCGAGGGAATTTTAGGGGAATTAGGGGGAAAAATTCTGATTGGCAGCGTTGCTATTCAACCGGGTAAACCCCTAACCTTTGCTACTTTTCCTAACGGTTGTATTTACTTTGGTATCCCCGGTAATCCCGTCTCTGCTTTAGTTTCCTGTTGGCGCTTCGTGCAAATGGCCATTAAAAAATTATCGGGATTGACAGATTATCAGAACAAATTTCTGCGAGTTATCACCCGCGATACTCTCAAATCTCAGGGACAAAGAGAAGTTTATCTCTGGGGAAAAATAGAAATTATCGAGGGAGTTTATCAATTTCAACTCGCTTCCGGACAACACAATTCGGCTAATTTAATTAATTTAGCGGGTACTAATGCTTTAGCCATAATTCCCCAGGGTAAAACTACTATACAAGCAGGAGAAACAGTAGAAGTTATGATAGTTTCCTAA
- a CDS encoding Uma2 family endonuclease, translating to MTFTPAIDPDIEYPDSDGKPMADNTEQYEWIVKIKENLEILFANSPNVFIAGDLLWYPVQDKKITGPVAPDVMVVFGRPKGRRGSYKQWQEDNIAPQVVFEILSPSNSLEEMERKLLFYQRYGVEEYYLYDPDSHNFQGWLRREGLLSSIPEINGWVSPRLKIRFELRGDELEIYSLDGQKFLTSIELSQKAQRLAEYIRSLGINPDTLS from the coding sequence ATGACCTTTACACCAGCTATTGATCCAGATATTGAATACCCCGATAGTGACGGTAAACCCATGGCCGATAATACCGAACAATATGAATGGATCGTTAAAATCAAAGAAAATCTTGAGATTCTCTTTGCTAATTCTCCTAACGTTTTTATTGCGGGGGATCTGCTCTGGTATCCTGTCCAAGATAAGAAAATTACTGGACCGGTTGCTCCCGATGTTATGGTAGTATTTGGTCGTCCGAAAGGAAGAAGGGGTTCCTATAAACAATGGCAAGAAGATAATATTGCTCCTCAAGTGGTTTTTGAAATTCTCTCCCCCTCTAATAGTTTAGAAGAAATGGAGCGAAAACTACTCTTTTATCAACGTTATGGAGTGGAAGAATACTATCTCTATGATCCGGATTCTCATAATTTTCAGGGATGGTTGAGACGGGAAGGACTATTAAGTTCTATACCTGAGATTAACGGATGGGTTAGTCCTCGGTTAAAGATCCGATTTGAATTGAGAGGAGATGAGTTAGAAATTTATAGTTTAGATGGTCAGAAATTTTTGACTTCTATTGAGTTATCTCAAAAAGCTCAACGTTTAGCTGAATATATCCGTTCTCTGGGAATTAATCCCGATACTTTATCATGA
- a CDS encoding beta-ketoacyl-ACP synthase 3, whose translation MSGFGPAVVITGCGSATPAQFLSNEELSQIVETSDEWIKSRTGIGKRHLADQSVSLSQLAAQAAIKALEMAQVSPRDIDLILLATSTPDDLFGSAAQVQSQIGANRAIAFDLTAACSGFLVGLVTATQFIRTGTYRNVLVIGADVLSRWVDWNDRATCVLFGDGAGAVVCQANDTKDNILGFELHSDGSQNGSLNLAYEGEELPLKQGVRVQKGTYKPLTMNGREVYRFAVAKVPEVIEKALYRANLTTSDIDWLVLHQANQRIMDAVSERLKLPPEKVISNLSEYGNTSAASIPLALDEAVRSGKVKKGDIIASSGFGAGLTWGGIIFRWGD comes from the coding sequence TTGAGCGGATTCGGGCCAGCAGTCGTCATTACCGGTTGTGGATCGGCCACACCAGCGCAATTTCTTAGTAATGAGGAACTCAGCCAAATTGTCGAGACTTCCGATGAGTGGATTAAAAGTCGCACCGGCATCGGTAAACGCCATTTAGCGGATCAATCGGTGTCTTTGAGCCAATTAGCAGCCCAAGCGGCGATTAAGGCTCTGGAAATGGCTCAGGTGTCGCCTAGGGACATCGATTTGATTCTCTTGGCTACTTCTACCCCCGATGATCTGTTCGGTAGTGCAGCCCAAGTTCAAAGTCAGATCGGGGCCAATCGGGCGATCGCTTTTGATCTCACCGCCGCCTGTTCGGGTTTTCTGGTGGGGTTAGTCACCGCCACCCAGTTTATCCGTACTGGTACTTACCGCAATGTCTTGGTTATCGGGGCCGATGTTCTCTCCCGTTGGGTGGATTGGAACGATCGCGCTACCTGTGTCCTCTTTGGTGATGGGGCAGGGGCGGTAGTTTGTCAAGCAAATGATACAAAAGATAACATTCTCGGTTTTGAACTCCATAGCGACGGCAGCCAGAATGGTTCTCTTAATCTCGCCTACGAGGGGGAGGAATTGCCCCTTAAGCAGGGGGTAAGGGTTCAAAAAGGGACCTATAAGCCGCTAACGATGAACGGACGGGAAGTCTATCGTTTTGCCGTGGCGAAAGTGCCAGAGGTCATCGAAAAAGCTCTCTATCGGGCTAATTTAACCACCAGTGACATCGATTGGTTAGTTCTGCACCAAGCTAACCAAAGAATTATGGACGCGGTGAGCGAGCGCCTGAAACTGCCTCCGGAAAAGGTGATCAGCAATCTCAGCGAGTATGGCAATACTTCCGCGGCATCGATTCCTCTAGCTCTCGATGAAGCTGTCAGGAGTGGTAAGGTCAAAAAAGGTGATATTATTGCTTCTTCCGGCTTTGGTGCCGGTTTAACTTGGGGTGGGATTATCTTCCGTTGGGGAGATTAA
- a CDS encoding glutaminase gives MNRLARLRVEDIQAWLGEVHLSDRKGQTPYYIPVLNQVNPEVFALQIHCLEGEILSWGDATVTFPLMSVIKPFLLLYILTHLGEDAVFRRVGKQASSYPFNSLTQLQEDCGFPRNPMINSGAIALADLLAGSTPESRCENLLLWLNEMGNCQLFLDRSVLESVHSYPNTHNQALSLELEKNGYISHRYLALETYNQICCLSGKIADLANLGKLILAAPFGEIILEIMTNCGLYEASQQFALEVGFPTKSGVSGALLSIVPEQGAIACYSPLLNEQGNSILGLNLLTKISHFVKEN, from the coding sequence ATGAACCGATTAGCTAGATTAAGGGTGGAAGATATACAAGCTTGGCTCGGGGAAGTGCATTTATCAGATAGGAAGGGTCAGACTCCCTATTATATTCCGGTTTTGAACCAAGTTAATCCGGAGGTTTTCGCTCTTCAGATTCACTGTCTTGAGGGGGAGATTTTGTCTTGGGGGGATGCAACTGTAACTTTTCCTTTGATGAGTGTGATTAAACCTTTTTTGTTATTATATATTTTAACTCATTTAGGGGAAGATGCTGTTTTTCGTCGCGTGGGAAAACAAGCTTCTAGTTATCCTTTTAATTCTTTAACTCAACTGCAAGAGGATTGCGGTTTTCCCCGTAATCCTATGATTAACAGTGGTGCGATTGCCTTGGCGGATTTATTAGCAGGATCAACGCCGGAATCTCGCTGTGAAAATTTGCTTTTATGGTTAAATGAAATGGGTAATTGTCAATTATTTCTTGATCGCTCTGTGCTTGAGTCTGTTCACTCTTATCCTAATACCCACAATCAAGCTTTAAGCTTAGAATTAGAAAAAAACGGTTATATTAGTCATCGTTATTTAGCCCTAGAAACCTACAATCAAATCTGTTGTTTATCTGGAAAAATTGCCGATCTTGCTAATTTAGGTAAGTTGATTTTAGCTGCTCCTTTTGGCGAAATTATTCTAGAAATTATGACTAATTGTGGACTCTATGAAGCTTCCCAACAATTCGCCCTTGAGGTAGGTTTTCCCACTAAATCGGGAGTTAGTGGGGCCCTATTATCAATTGTACCAGAACAGGGAGCGATCGCTTGTTATAGTCCCCTGTTAAATGAGCAAGGTAATTCAATTTTAGGACTTAATTTATTAACAAAAATAAGTCATTTTGTCAAGGAAAATTAA
- a CDS encoding DUF29 domain-containing protein encodes MMTALYEEDFVLWTEKTAELLKRKEFDLVDWENLIEEVECMGKSERQAITSLLTVLIEHLLKLSYWESEKERNARHWIVEIAAFRAQLEQKIDSATLANHARDSWEKAYLTARKSLINARVVDKNAIPLESIFTLEQVLDGDWFPIDIEPFLETRP; translated from the coding sequence ATTATGACCGCTCTCTACGAGGAAGATTTTGTTCTCTGGACAGAAAAAACCGCCGAACTGTTAAAGAGAAAAGAGTTTGACCTGGTGGACTGGGAAAACCTGATCGAAGAGGTGGAGTGCATGGGAAAAAGCGAGAGACAGGCAATAACGAGTTTATTAACTGTTTTAATCGAACACTTGCTAAAACTATCCTATTGGGAATCGGAAAAAGAACGGAATGCCCGTCACTGGATAGTGGAGATCGCGGCTTTCCGAGCGCAATTAGAACAAAAAATAGATAGTGCCACCCTCGCCAACCACGCCCGCGATTCTTGGGAGAAAGCCTATTTAACCGCCAGAAAATCTCTGATTAACGCACGGGTAGTCGATAAAAACGCGATTCCCCTAGAGTCTATATTCACTCTCGAACAGGTATTAGACGGGGATTGGTTCCCCATCGATATCGAACCTTTTTTGGAAACCCGTCCATAA
- a CDS encoding glycosyltransferase family 39 protein, with protein MKISLNSSKKHRFYLVIILLIFMALCVTSLFFPLPESLNYDEGYHYESGLEILRGRAAQRGDEDIYHRNIMPASALPPLVDQTIQNLFPISKYLNLENKFFGRFATIIISVFLAIYVFIWSKQLYGLSAGFLALIIYILDPNIIGHSRIITQDLFGAASIFIASYYFWSFLRFGGRKNLVLSILTFGIAQICRLTAVYLVPIYVILSVGFYHREIIQSIQQKNILVIQQGIKRSIFYILALILSTMLIINIGYSFEGSGRQLGDYQFLSQSFQRLQTNPIFKSLPIPIPAAYLQALDFGKYKQETGFGSGMPYLLGQLGFIVDPVQGFKIKGFPQYFLIAFLYKVPIATQIFIWLGFISLFLWRKQLNFWQNEAFLIIPTVLYFILMSSNTAQIGIRYILMIFPFLFVFASRIVTSWPAYKRPYRILIIVLTLYLLISNLSYFPHYISYFNELVIDRKMSYQVLADSNLDWGQNKNYLQDYLQKHPNALFIRYDGDNKLNLVIENQKVATPQVSLDNPINLLVIEANQLIGITTDSNHFYWLRSSRKPIDHLAYSYLIFKISSQDATNIFGKN; from the coding sequence ATGAAAATAAGCCTTAATTCCTCAAAAAAACACCGATTCTATTTGGTAATTATCTTGCTGATATTTATGGCTTTATGCGTCACCAGTTTATTTTTCCCCCTACCAGAATCTCTCAATTATGATGAAGGTTATCATTATGAAAGTGGACTAGAAATTCTCAGAGGTAGGGCAGCACAACGGGGCGATGAAGATATTTATCATCGCAATATTATGCCAGCTTCAGCGCTGCCTCCCCTAGTCGATCAAACAATACAAAATCTTTTTCCTATCTCTAAATATCTAAACTTAGAAAATAAGTTTTTTGGACGGTTTGCCACGATTATTATCTCAGTATTTCTAGCCATATATGTTTTTATCTGGTCAAAACAACTCTATGGATTATCAGCAGGATTCTTGGCTTTAATTATCTATATTCTCGACCCTAATATTATCGGGCATTCACGGATAATTACTCAAGATTTATTCGGAGCCGCCTCAATTTTTATTGCCAGTTACTATTTCTGGTCTTTCCTAAGATTTGGTGGCAGAAAAAATCTAGTTTTAAGTATATTAACTTTTGGAATTGCCCAGATTTGCCGCTTGACAGCCGTTTATTTAGTTCCCATCTATGTAATTTTAAGCGTAGGTTTTTACCATCGGGAAATTATTCAATCTATTCAACAGAAAAATATTTTAGTTATTCAACAAGGAATTAAGCGCAGTATTTTCTATATATTAGCTCTGATTTTATCAACAATGTTAATCATAAATATTGGTTATTCTTTCGAGGGAAGTGGCAGGCAATTAGGAGATTATCAGTTTCTCAGTCAGAGTTTTCAACGGCTGCAAACCAATCCTATCTTCAAATCTTTACCGATTCCTATTCCCGCCGCTTATTTGCAAGCATTAGATTTCGGAAAGTATAAACAAGAAACGGGTTTTGGTAGTGGAATGCCCTATCTTTTGGGACAGTTAGGATTTATAGTTGATCCAGTACAAGGATTTAAAATCAAGGGATTTCCCCAATATTTTCTGATTGCTTTTCTCTATAAAGTACCGATAGCTACCCAAATATTTATCTGGTTGGGATTTATCAGTTTATTTCTCTGGAGAAAACAGTTAAATTTTTGGCAGAATGAAGCATTTTTGATTATTCCCACTGTCTTATATTTCATCTTAATGAGTTCTAACACTGCTCAAATAGGTATTAGATATATTTTAATGATTTTCCCTTTTTTATTTGTCTTTGCTAGTCGTATTGTTACCAGTTGGCCAGCTTATAAAAGACCCTATCGCATTTTAATTATTGTCCTGACCCTTTACTTACTAATTTCCAATCTCTCCTATTTTCCCCATTATATTTCCTATTTTAACGAATTGGTTATTGATCGCAAAATGAGCTATCAAGTTCTGGCCGATTCTAATTTAGATTGGGGACAAAATAAAAATTATCTGCAAGACTATCTTCAAAAACATCCCAACGCTCTCTTTATTCGTTATGACGGAGATAATAAACTTAATTTAGTCATCGAGAATCAAAAAGTTGCAACCCCACAGGTTTCCCTGGATAATCCGATTAATTTACTGGTGATAGAAGCTAATCAATTAATTGGTATTACCACCGATTCTAACCATTTTTACTGGCTGCGTTCCAGTCGTAAACCTATTGATCATCTTGCTTATAGCTACCTAATTTTCAAGATTTCCTCCCAAGATGCGACCAATATTTTTGGTAAAAATTAG